The Corallococcus macrosporus region AGGCCTATGATCAGAACAAGGGCTCGTTCTCCAAGATGCTGACCACGCTGATGACCAGCGACACCTGGAAGACGCGGCGCGTGCCGCAGGCTGGAGAGTGACTGCCATGTTCTCGCGACGAACCGTCCTGAAGGGCATGGCCGCCGGCCTCTTCGCGCCCTACTTCCGCGACGTCTACGCCCAGTCGTCCAAGTTGCCAGCGCGCCTGGTGCTGGTCCTCGAGTGCAATGGCGTCTACCCCCGCGCGCTCCTGAGCGCGGGCACCCGCGCGGCGCTGGGTGGCGCCGCCAACAGCTCCGAGCGCATCTTCTGGGACGCGTACAAGGACACGCCGCTGGTGCGTCAGGGCGACAACCTCGCCAGCGCGATCAGCCTCGGGCCGCTGGCGGCGTCCACCGGCAACATCGACCTGGTGAACCGCTCCGCCGTGCTGCTGGGGCTCTCCAACCTCATCGCGGGCGGCGGGCACTCCAGCGGGACGGGCGGGCTGAGCTGCGCGGTGAACGGCGCGGGCGCGACCTTCGACTCGGTCATCGCACCGCGCCTGCGCCGGGGTGCACCGTTCGACGTGCTTCGCCTGGGCACCAGCTCCGCGCGCGTATCCATCGTGTACGAAACCTGCGCGCTCGGCCCCCGCAAGCCCGCGGGCATCATCGTCAACCCGTCGCTCGCGTTCGACAGCACCTTCGGCTCGCTGCTCGGCGGCTCGACGAATGGGCGCGATCGCAAGATGCTCTTCGACTTCGCGCTGGCCGACTCGCGCAAGGCGCTGGCGGAGTTCAGCGGCAACTCCAACGAGCGGCTGAAGCTGGAGCGCTACGTCTCCTCGCTCGAGTCCCTGCGCACGCGGGAGGATCAGCTCACGGGCATGGCGGACCGCGTGCGGCCCTACCTGCCGCCAGCGCCGAAGGACAACCCGCTGCTCACCTCGGCGGGCTCACCGCCCGACTCGCTGAAGTGGTTCGAGGCGCAGTTCCAGATCGCCACGGCGTCCCTCCTGGGCGGGCTGACGAACACGGTCGTGCTGGCGACGGGCACCTCGGGCTTCGACGTGGCCTATGGCCCGGACGTGAGCGACGTCGCGCGACACAACCTGCAGCACGGCCTGGATGCGGGGCAGAACTGGGAGAAGGTCGCCGAGGTCACCCGCCGCCACGTGCAACTGGTGGCGAAGCTGGCGAGGACGCTGGCCGCCACGCCCGAGGTTGGCGCGAGCGGCTCGATGCTGGATCACACCGCGATCGTCTTCATGTCCGACAACGGCGAGCAGCACCACTCCACCTCGCGGGAGTGGCCGAAGCTGGTGGTGGGCGGCAACGCGCTGGGCCTGAAGACCGACGGGCGCACGGTCGTGTACCCGAAGTACGACGCGGCCCGGAACCGGCAGGTCTCCAACCTCTTCAACACGCTCGGCCACGCGTTCGGAGACGCGGACTTCAACACCTTCGGGCAGGAGGGCAGCACGCGCATCGCGCCGGGACCGCTGAGCGAGCTGTACGGCTGACACGGCTGCGGTCAACTGCCCGCCTGCCCTCCAGCCGGCCGGGCCCCGCAAGCCTCACCCGGAGGCCTGCCCATATTCACCCGCGTTCCTTCACACCCACGAGGAAGCGCGATGGCCAGGAAGATGAAGGCAGTGCAGGTGAAGCAGGCCCGGGGACCGCTCGAGACCGTCGAGCGGGACGTCCCCGAGCCCGGCCCGGGGCAGGTGCTCATCGCCGTGGACGCCTGCGGCGTCTGTCATA contains the following coding sequences:
- a CDS encoding DUF1552 domain-containing protein, encoding MFSRRTVLKGMAAGLFAPYFRDVYAQSSKLPARLVLVLECNGVYPRALLSAGTRAALGGAANSSERIFWDAYKDTPLVRQGDNLASAISLGPLAASTGNIDLVNRSAVLLGLSNLIAGGGHSSGTGGLSCAVNGAGATFDSVIAPRLRRGAPFDVLRLGTSSARVSIVYETCALGPRKPAGIIVNPSLAFDSTFGSLLGGSTNGRDRKMLFDFALADSRKALAEFSGNSNERLKLERYVSSLESLRTREDQLTGMADRVRPYLPPAPKDNPLLTSAGSPPDSLKWFEAQFQIATASLLGGLTNTVVLATGTSGFDVAYGPDVSDVARHNLQHGLDAGQNWEKVAEVTRRHVQLVAKLARTLAATPEVGASGSMLDHTAIVFMSDNGEQHHSTSREWPKLVVGGNALGLKTDGRTVVYPKYDAARNRQVSNLFNTLGHAFGDADFNTFGQEGSTRIAPGPLSELYG